The Cohnella abietis genome has a segment encoding these proteins:
- a CDS encoding dipeptidase yields the protein MTQVTRWTLPCNFIDAAGFFVRTESRLICAGVNNVKIADLHVDVICKMLEYPDAKWGKSQPEGLFDVTPERLRESGVELQVFAIYLPDTIPSNPESIFRAAELFWSEVLSVRGMKLIRRGEDIQHALEAGKIGALLSLEGVDGLQGNLWALHLLYRLGLRLLGPTWNHANWACDGALEPRGAGFTKAGKQLVTECESLGILIDVSHLSDRGFWDVAELATRPFFASHSNARTIKDNPRNLTDAQIQTIIAAQGIIGLTFVPWFVSSPEPAKIDDFIRHVEHVCELGGADHIAFGSDFDGISRHVQGLEHPGKYPDLIEELLKHYSEDRVEGFMSGNAIRYFTKNLPK from the coding sequence ATGACGCAAGTAACGCGATGGACGTTACCGTGTAATTTCATCGATGCAGCAGGTTTTTTTGTACGAACAGAAAGCAGATTGATATGTGCTGGGGTGAATAACGTGAAGATAGCCGATTTGCATGTAGATGTAATTTGTAAAATGCTTGAATATCCAGATGCCAAGTGGGGAAAATCTCAGCCTGAGGGGCTGTTCGATGTTACTCCTGAGCGTTTAAGGGAGAGCGGTGTGGAGCTGCAGGTGTTTGCGATTTATTTGCCAGACACTATTCCGAGTAATCCTGAATCTATTTTCCGCGCGGCGGAGCTTTTTTGGAGTGAGGTTCTGTCGGTTCGCGGGATGAAGCTGATTCGCAGGGGCGAGGACATTCAGCATGCACTGGAAGCCGGGAAAATAGGTGCTCTGCTTTCCCTCGAAGGTGTCGATGGACTGCAAGGGAATCTATGGGCGTTACATCTCTTATATCGTTTGGGTTTGCGATTGTTAGGCCCCACATGGAATCACGCCAATTGGGCATGTGATGGCGCATTAGAGCCTAGAGGAGCTGGCTTCACGAAGGCGGGAAAACAGCTAGTTACAGAATGTGAATCTTTGGGCATCCTAATAGATGTGTCACATTTATCTGATAGGGGCTTCTGGGATGTGGCCGAGCTTGCTACAAGGCCCTTTTTTGCTTCGCACTCTAATGCACGTACAATCAAGGATAACCCTCGTAATCTAACGGATGCTCAAATTCAGACGATTATAGCGGCTCAAGGCATTATTGGGCTAACCTTTGTGCCTTGGTTCGTCTCTTCGCCGGAGCCTGCAAAGATTGATGATTTTATACGTCATGTCGAGCATGTGTGTGAGCTTGGAGGAGCGGATCATATTGCGTTCGGCTCTGACTTCGACGGAATATCGAGACATGTTCAAGGGCTGGAGCACCCGGGCAAATACCCTGATTTGATAGAGGAGCTATTAAAGCATTATTCAGAAGATAGGGTAGAAGGATTTATGAGCGGGAATGCAATCCGTTATTTTACAAAAAATCTCCCTAAGTGA
- a CDS encoding 2-oxoacid:ferredoxin oxidoreductase subunit beta — MATFKEFRNNVKPNWCPGCGDFSVQAAIQRAAANIGLEPEQLAVISGIGCSGRISGYINAYGLHGIHGRSLPIAQGVKLANRELTVIASGGDGDGFAIGMGHTVHAIRRNLDVTYIVMDNQIYGLTKGQTSPRSAEGFKTKSTPEGSIESTLSPLEIALSAGATFVAQSFSSDLKQLTALIEAGLQHKGFSLINVFSPCVTFNKVNTYDWFKSNIVNLEQFPDYDPSNRIAAMTKIMETNGMITGLIYQNKERKAYDELIVGFKEEGLVKQDLQLSREDFDKLLTEFK; from the coding sequence ATGGCAACTTTTAAAGAGTTTCGTAATAATGTTAAGCCGAACTGGTGCCCGGGCTGTGGTGATTTTTCCGTGCAGGCGGCAATTCAACGTGCAGCGGCTAACATAGGCTTGGAGCCTGAGCAGCTAGCTGTTATTTCGGGAATAGGCTGCTCTGGTCGGATCTCTGGTTATATTAACGCATATGGATTACATGGTATTCATGGACGTTCACTTCCTATCGCGCAAGGCGTAAAGCTTGCTAACCGTGAGCTTACCGTAATCGCTTCTGGCGGTGACGGAGATGGCTTTGCAATAGGAATGGGTCATACCGTTCATGCGATTCGTCGTAACCTTGACGTCACATACATTGTAATGGACAACCAAATTTATGGATTGACTAAAGGACAGACTTCCCCGCGCAGTGCGGAAGGCTTCAAAACAAAGTCAACTCCGGAAGGGTCCATCGAATCGACTTTGTCTCCACTAGAAATTGCGTTGTCAGCCGGTGCGACATTCGTAGCGCAATCGTTCTCTAGCGACTTGAAGCAGCTTACGGCGCTCATTGAAGCAGGGCTGCAGCACAAAGGCTTCTCGCTTATCAACGTATTTAGCCCTTGTGTTACTTTTAACAAGGTGAATACGTATGACTGGTTTAAGAGTAATATCGTTAACCTAGAGCAATTCCCAGATTATGATCCATCGAACCGAATCGCTGCGATGACTAAGATCATGGAAACGAACGGGATGATTACGGGTCTGATCTACCAGAACAAGGAACGTAAAGCTTACGATGAGTTAATTGTTGGGTTCAAAGAAGAGGGACTTGTGAAGCAGGATTTACAGCTGTCCCGTGAAGACTTTGACAAACTGTTGACGGAATTCAAATAA
- the pduL gene encoding phosphate propanoyltransferase, translating to MSTSSSSLLSESKKVPVGVSARHIHLAQEHVEILFGAGAVLTEFKPLSQPGQFAANETVAIFGPKGSFPKVRILGPARKATQLEVSRTDAFSLGLKPPLRESGSIEGTPGIRIVGPAGEVTVDKGVIVAARHIHFHTSDAERWGIADKQLLKVRVGGERGIVFEQVLARVSDEFALDMHIDTDEGNAAAVNTGDFGEIME from the coding sequence ATGTCTACATCTTCATCTTCGCTCTTGTCTGAGAGTAAGAAAGTACCCGTCGGCGTATCGGCTCGTCACATTCATCTTGCACAGGAGCATGTGGAAATCTTATTCGGAGCGGGAGCAGTGTTAACGGAATTCAAACCGCTGTCACAGCCAGGTCAGTTCGCCGCTAATGAAACAGTTGCTATTTTCGGACCGAAAGGTTCTTTTCCTAAAGTTCGTATTCTTGGCCCTGCACGTAAAGCGACTCAGCTAGAAGTGTCTCGGACGGATGCTTTCTCTTTAGGACTTAAACCGCCCTTGCGTGAGTCTGGCAGCATTGAAGGCACCCCGGGTATACGCATCGTCGGACCTGCTGGGGAAGTTACGGTAGACAAAGGGGTTATCGTCGCTGCACGTCATATCCACTTCCATACGTCGGATGCTGAGCGTTGGGGTATAGCTGATAAGCAATTGCTGAAGGTTCGTGTTGGTGGTGAGCGCGGCATTGTATTCGAGCAAGTATTAGCACGTGTCTCCGATGAGTTCGCTCTAGATATGCACATTGACACAGACGAAGGAAATGCGGCTGCAGTCAACACAGGGGACTTTGGCGAGATTATGGAATAG
- a CDS encoding 2-oxoacid:acceptor oxidoreductase subunit alpha, with protein MISQLSWKIGGQQGEGVESTDRIFSTALNRLGYYLYGYRHFSSRIKGGHTNNKIRISTNPIRAISDDLDILVAFDQESIDLNAGELRPGGVVVADAKFSPTIPEGVQARLFAVPITAIAEELGTSLMKNMVASGASWGLLGLPMEVFNTAVEEEFGRKGPAIVEKNIEAVRRGAEFVLEQAGGPLDEFKLEDADGKQKLFMIGNEAMALGCVAAGCRLMAAYPITPASEIMEYLIKKLPKFGGTVVQTEDEIAAVTMAIGANYAGVRTMTASAGPGLSLMMEAIGLSGMTETPLVIVDTQRGGPSTGLPTKQEQSDINALIYGTHGEIPKLVVAPSTIEECFYDMIEGFNISEQYQIPVIIATDLQLSLGKQTSEALDYDKIVINRGKLLTGELPANEDNRLFKRYELTEDGISPRVIPGMKNGIHHVTGVEHDQEGRPSENALNREKMMDKRLGKISELRVTNAIKADAPNENPDLLIIAMGSTGGTIEEARIRLTADGIATNQIMVRQMHPFPSELLEPYLNAAKQVVVLENNATGQLSNLIKQNIGYHDKIRNLLKYDGTPFLPSEIHKACKELN; from the coding sequence GTGATCAGTCAACTGTCATGGAAAATTGGCGGCCAGCAGGGGGAGGGCGTAGAAAGTACGGATCGTATTTTTTCTACTGCATTGAACCGTCTGGGCTACTACCTGTATGGGTACCGACATTTTTCCTCGCGGATTAAGGGCGGACACACGAATAACAAAATCCGCATCAGCACGAATCCGATTCGAGCGATTTCCGATGATCTGGACATTCTAGTTGCTTTTGACCAGGAAAGTATTGATCTGAACGCAGGTGAGCTTCGTCCGGGTGGTGTTGTTGTCGCTGATGCGAAATTTTCCCCGACGATCCCTGAAGGTGTGCAAGCACGACTTTTCGCAGTACCTATTACGGCAATTGCAGAAGAGCTTGGCACTTCCCTCATGAAAAATATGGTTGCTTCCGGCGCTTCCTGGGGGCTGCTTGGTTTACCGATGGAAGTATTTAATACCGCAGTAGAAGAAGAGTTCGGACGCAAAGGTCCGGCAATAGTAGAGAAGAACATAGAGGCTGTTCGTCGAGGCGCTGAATTTGTTCTTGAGCAAGCAGGTGGCCCGTTAGACGAATTCAAGCTTGAGGATGCAGACGGAAAGCAGAAGCTGTTCATGATTGGCAATGAAGCGATGGCACTTGGTTGCGTTGCTGCAGGCTGCCGATTAATGGCCGCTTATCCGATTACTCCTGCCTCAGAAATTATGGAATACTTAATTAAGAAGCTTCCCAAGTTCGGCGGAACAGTCGTTCAGACGGAGGATGAAATCGCGGCGGTCACAATGGCCATCGGCGCTAACTATGCAGGTGTTCGTACGATGACGGCATCGGCTGGTCCAGGGCTTTCTCTAATGATGGAGGCAATTGGACTATCTGGTATGACGGAAACACCACTTGTTATCGTTGATACGCAGCGCGGCGGTCCATCTACGGGTTTGCCTACTAAACAAGAACAATCAGACATCAATGCGCTTATCTACGGTACGCACGGCGAAATTCCGAAGTTAGTAGTTGCGCCGAGCACGATCGAAGAATGCTTTTACGATATGATAGAGGGCTTTAACATCTCGGAACAATACCAAATCCCTGTCATTATTGCGACAGATTTGCAATTATCCCTTGGAAAGCAAACATCGGAGGCTCTTGATTACGATAAGATTGTCATTAATCGTGGCAAGCTGCTGACGGGCGAATTACCAGCTAACGAGGATAATCGTTTGTTCAAGCGTTACGAGCTGACGGAGGATGGAATATCTCCTCGTGTCATTCCAGGCATGAAGAATGGCATCCATCACGTAACGGGAGTTGAGCACGACCAAGAGGGCAGACCTTCTGAGAATGCGCTTAATCGCGAGAAAATGATGGACAAACGCTTAGGAAAAATCAGCGAGCTTCGTGTTACTAACGCGATTAAAGCGGATGCCCCGAACGAGAATCCAGATCTTCTTATTATTGCGATGGGTTCCACAGGGGGTACGATTGAAGAAGCTCGTATCCGCTTGACAGCTGACGGCATAGCGACGAATCAGATTATGGTTAGGCAAATGCACCCTTTTCCAAGTGAATTGCTGGAGCCGTATCTTAATGCTGCTAAACAGGTTGTAGTGTTAGAAAACAATGCAACTGGTCAGCTATCTAACTTAATTAAGCAGAACATCGGGTATCACGATAAAATCCGTAATCTACTTAAATATGATGGAACTCCATTCCTGCCTTCGGAAATTCACAAAGCCTGTAAGGAGCTGAACTAG
- a CDS encoding stage V sporulation protein S, producing the protein MEVLKVSAKSNPNSVAGALAGVLRERGVAELQAIGAGALNQAVKAVAIARGFVAPSGVDLICIPAFTDIVIDGEDRTAIKLIVEPR; encoded by the coding sequence ATGGAAGTATTAAAGGTTTCTGCAAAATCCAATCCCAATTCCGTAGCAGGAGCGCTAGCAGGTGTGCTTCGAGAACGAGGTGTAGCCGAGCTGCAAGCTATTGGCGCTGGAGCGCTTAATCAAGCAGTTAAAGCGGTCGCAATTGCCCGCGGGTTTGTAGCACCAAGTGGAGTAGATCTCATCTGCATTCCGGCTTTTACGGATATTGTGATTGATGGTGAGGATCGGACAGCAATTAAGCTTATTGTAGAACCGAGATAA
- the miaB gene encoding tRNA (N6-isopentenyl adenosine(37)-C2)-methylthiotransferase MiaB, with amino-acid sequence MTKETENSPDLKSGKGSDKDYSKYFDFSDAKLLSEEDGKTTYRIKGRNVQINSAPNYRDEKKRGKEEIQVHYENAVTDELKNLGIGKKYLIYTYGCQMNEHDTEVMRGLFEDMGYVSTDDRMEADVILFNTCAVRENAEDKVFGELGHMKVLKQQRPELILGVCGCMSQEASVVNRIMQKHAHVDIIFGTHNIHRLPYLLQDAHFGKEMVIEVWSKEGDIIENLPKKRNEGLRAWVNIMYGCDKFCTYCIVPYTRGKERSRMPEDVIAEVRDLARQGFKEITLLGQNVNAYGKDFVDRSYRFGDLMDDIHKVDIPRIRFTTSHPRDFDDRLIEVLAKGGNMMEHIHLPVQSGSTEILKRMSRKYSRELYLELTNRIRKAIPNAVLTTDIIVGFPGETEEQFEETMTLMREAQITSAYTYIYSPREGTPAFDMADDVPLEQKQKRLARLNALIGELSLAYHQGLIGQTFEVLVEGESKNNANVLSGRSRSNKLIHFEGPKDWIGKFIQVRVTAAQTWYVKAEAISEPALASQAV; translated from the coding sequence TTGACGAAGGAGACTGAGAATTCACCAGACTTAAAATCTGGCAAGGGTTCAGACAAGGACTATTCCAAGTACTTCGACTTCTCTGATGCGAAATTGTTGAGCGAAGAGGATGGGAAGACAACTTACAGAATAAAAGGCCGTAATGTCCAAATTAATTCTGCCCCTAATTATAGAGATGAGAAAAAGCGGGGCAAAGAAGAAATTCAAGTCCACTATGAGAATGCCGTAACGGACGAGCTAAAGAACCTCGGAATAGGGAAGAAGTATTTGATCTATACGTACGGCTGCCAGATGAATGAGCACGATACGGAAGTGATGCGCGGTTTATTCGAAGATATGGGTTACGTGTCTACGGATGATCGCATGGAAGCTGATGTCATCTTGTTCAACACTTGTGCAGTAAGAGAAAATGCAGAGGATAAAGTGTTCGGCGAGCTTGGGCATATGAAGGTGCTTAAGCAGCAGCGTCCGGAGCTTATACTTGGTGTTTGTGGGTGTATGTCGCAGGAGGCTTCTGTCGTCAATCGGATTATGCAGAAGCACGCTCATGTAGATATTATTTTCGGAACGCATAACATCCATCGTCTTCCGTATTTATTGCAGGACGCTCATTTCGGTAAAGAAATGGTCATCGAGGTGTGGTCCAAGGAAGGCGACATCATTGAAAATTTACCTAAGAAACGTAACGAAGGATTGCGTGCTTGGGTGAATATCATGTATGGCTGTGATAAATTTTGCACCTATTGCATTGTTCCTTATACGCGTGGTAAAGAAAGAAGCCGTATGCCTGAGGATGTTATTGCAGAGGTTCGTGATCTGGCGCGCCAAGGCTTCAAGGAAATTACGCTGCTCGGACAGAACGTCAATGCATATGGCAAGGATTTCGTGGATAGAAGCTATCGTTTCGGCGATCTCATGGATGACATCCATAAAGTTGACATTCCGCGTATTCGGTTCACAACCTCTCATCCTCGAGATTTCGATGATCGCTTAATTGAAGTGCTTGCGAAAGGCGGCAATATGATGGAGCATATCCATCTGCCCGTACAATCAGGAAGCACAGAAATTCTGAAGCGGATGAGTCGGAAGTATTCGCGAGAATTGTATTTGGAGCTAACTAACCGTATCCGGAAGGCTATCCCGAACGCTGTGTTAACGACAGATATTATCGTTGGTTTCCCAGGAGAGACTGAGGAGCAGTTTGAAGAGACGATGACGCTAATGCGCGAGGCTCAAATTACTTCTGCGTATACGTACATTTACTCACCGAGGGAAGGTACGCCGGCGTTCGATATGGCTGATGATGTGCCTCTAGAGCAGAAGCAGAAGCGGCTAGCTCGCTTGAATGCTCTGATTGGAGAGCTATCGCTAGCTTATCATCAGGGTCTTATTGGACAAACCTTCGAGGTGCTAGTAGAAGGCGAGAGTAAGAATAACGCGAATGTCCTCTCTGGGCGGTCGCGCTCGAATAAGCTGATTCATTTTGAAGGGCCCAAGGATTGGATTGGCAAGTTCATTCAAGTGCGGGTAACGGCTGCTCAAACCTGGTACGTGAAGGCGGAAGCAATAAGTGAGCCTGCGCTGGCTAGCCAAGCAGTATAA